The sequence below is a genomic window from Hyperolius riggenbachi isolate aHypRig1 chromosome 7, aHypRig1.pri, whole genome shotgun sequence.
CGTAGGTCCCAGAGTATCCCCTCAGTAGGTCCCAGAGTATCCCCTCAGTAGGTCCCAGAGTATCCCCTCAGTAGGTCCCAGAGTATCCCCTCAGTAGGTCCCAGAGTATCCCCTCAGTAGGTCCCAGAGTATCCCCTCAGTAGGTCCCAGAGTATCCCCTCAGTAGGTCCCAGAGTATCCCCTCAGTAGGTCCCAGAGTATCCCCTCAGTAGGTCCCAGAGTATCCCCTCAGTAGGTCCCAGAGTATCCCCTCAGTAGGTCCCAGAGTATCCCCTCAGTAGGTCCCAGAGTATCCCCTCAGTAGGTCCCAGAGTATCCCCTCAGTAGGTCCAAGAGTATCCCCTCAGTAGGTCCAAGAGTATCCCCTCAGTAGGTCCAAGAGTATCCCCTCAGTAGGTCCCAGAGTATCCCCTCAGTAGGTCCAAGAGTATCCCCTCTCATTAGGTTCCAGAGTATCCCCTCAGTAGGTTCCAGAGTATCCCCTCAGTAGGTTCCAGAGTATCCCCTCAGTAGGTTCCAGAGTATCCCCTCAGTAGGTTCCAGAGTATCCCCTCAGTAGGTTCCAGAGTATCCCCTCAGTAGGTTCCAGAGTATCCCCCTCATTAGGTTCCAGAGTATCCCCCTCATTAGGTTCCAGAGTATCCCCCTCATTAGGTTCCAGAGTATCCCCCTCATTAGGTTCCAGAGTATCCCCCTCATTAGGTTCCAGAGTATCCCCCTCATTAGGTTCCAGAGTATCCCCCTCATTAGGTTCCAGAGTATCCCCCTCATTAGGTTCCAGAGTATCCCCTCTCATTAGGTTCCAGAGTATCCCCTCTCATTAGGTCCCAGAGTATCCCCTCCGTAGGTCCCAGAGTATCCCCTCCGTAGGTCCCAGAGTATCCCCTCCGTAGGTCCCAGAGTATCCCCTCTCATTAGGTCCCAGAGTATCCCCTCAGTAGGTCCCAGAGTATCCCCTCAGTAGGTCCCAGAGTATCCCCTCCGTAGGTCCCAGAGTATCCCCTCAGTAGGTCCAAGAGTATCCCCTCAGTAGGTCCCAGAGTATCCCCTCAGTAGGTCCCAGAGTATCCCCTCAGTAGGTCCCAGAGTATCCCCTCAGTAGGTCCCAGAGTATCCCCTCAGTAGGTCCCAGAGTATCCCCTCAGTAGGTCCCAGAGTATCCCCTCAGTAGGTCCCAGAGTATCCCCTCAGTAGGTCCCAGAGTATCCCCTCAGTAGGTCCCAGAGTATCCCCTCAGTAGGTCCCAGAGTATCCCCTCAGTAGGTCCCAGAGTATCCCCTCAGTAGGTCCCAGAGTATCCCCTCAGTAGGTCCCAGAGTATCCCCTCAGTAGGTCCCAGAGTATCCCCTCAGTAGGTCCAAGAGTATCCCCTCAGTAGGTCCCAGAGTATCCCCTCAGTAGGTCCAAGAGTATCCCCTCTCATTAGGTTCCAGAGTATCCCCTCAGTAGGTTCCAGAGTATCCCCTCAGTAGGTTCCAGAGTATCCCCTCAGTAGGTTCCAGAGTATCCCCTCAGTAGGTTCCAGAGTATCCCCTCAGTAGGTTCCAGAGTATCCCCTCAGTAGGTTCCAGAGTATACCCCTTTCAGTAGGTTCCAGAGTATCCCCTCAGTAGGTTCCAGAGTATCCCCTCAGTAGGTTCCAGAGTATCCCCTCAGTAGGTTCCAGAGTATCCCCTCAGTAGGTTCCAGAGTATCCCCTCAGTAGGTTCCAGAGTATCCCCTCAGTAGGTTCCAGAGTATCCCCTCATTAGGTTCCAAAGTATCCCCTCATTAAGTTCcagagtatcccccagagggttttttatattacaaattttctttaaaggacaactgaaatgagaagtatacgaaggctgccatatttatttccttttacacaataccagttgcctggcagccctgctggtctatttggctgcattagtgtctgaatcacaccagaaacaagcatgcagttaaaatTGTCACAGATCTGAcactaatgtcagaaacacctgatctgctgtatgcttgctcagggtctatggctaaagggtattagaggcagaggatcagcagggctgccaggcaactggtattgtttaataggaaataaatatggcagcctccatatccttctggcttcagttgccctttaagattcGGAACCACTTTAACTCCCATTTCACCAACCACTAAATCACAGTTATACCAGTACAGTATATAATGCTAATGCATCAGTACATCCCTTTGGacctaaaataaaaatacaaatgacAAGAACTGAGATGATCTGAAACAAGTTTATTGATCATCTGGAAGACTTTGCTTCCTCTTTGGCAGGTAATACATACACTGAATTCACAGTCAGAATAGGGAGGGGCAGagaaggatcatccaccaggcaacctaggcagatgcttggggcctagtgggtgccaAGGGGCTCACCTGccgccttctctgacctctctacaCTTCAGCTTCCCAAAAggaccagaaggggggggggggggggtttcaaatctattaccttgcctggggccccgtaacatcttaatccatctctgggaaAGCAGGCAAGCCTCATTGAGCTGCCATGGAAGGGCTTTGTAACATTGCAAGGCGGTTAGTGGTCTCTTTACTTCCAGTTTATTCACAGTACTTTAGGATTGGTGGGTAGATTAGGAATGTACTTTTTGCCAAACTGGAATGAACAGAAaaaaaagcagtaaaaaaaaaacataattatatataaaaattGCTACActgccaaactacactacacaaaatgaaaaagtgtacccgaggtgacatgtgacatgtgacatgatgagatgatgagataaacaggtgaATGCAGAGGGCAAAATGTATTCATAACCTGACTGTTTTAccagttttattttgctgcctgaaggagttaatttctaggcaaggaagtgacagcttctgtcttgtgggtACCTTGTCGTGAATATAGTAAACTTCACTGAtaagtaaattacagccataagttttcctggcagaatacaactcctgaaagtgagggggggggggcctaaaaaaaatcaataggtcaTGTTTTTTTactcagggacacttaatagactgccgctgagaagagacaacaaaacattaagTCTACTTTTGTAAATgtttcaatataaaataaaaaccatgggatatctaaaaagtcatttttaggagtaggaggataaatacaatcatttatctcattggtttattttcacctcaggtgcactttaaggaaTGACCATGTGTAAGATGTAAGCGAGTAAAAGACTGGTAGATGGAATGTCGCGGGCAGATTCCATTTTCAGCACAGAGAGGGGGGCCCTAGTTCTTCCCTTGCAAGAGCTCTTCCAGATTGGAATCTTCCACTGCACTCTTCAGCTCCTCAATGCCCTGCAAACAGGAGGAAACAAAGTATACATTAATTGTATATCCTGCATGAATGTATGATAgaggccagtgttctccccagaatgttcttccagccgggtggcataaaaaagtagccggtgGGTTAGAACGGCACGGCACAGGGAAATTTGGCGGTGTGGAAAACTAAATGTGCATTAATTACGTACTCTAGTGTTAGCGTAGCGTGCGTAACTAAGCAACAGCCGCAGCTAACAAAAGCTGTTAACTAACATAGTAGTGGCGGAACTAGTTAAGTATCGCGGTAGCAATACATCACTACCGCGCACGGCTTTTCTTAGCTGCGGCCGTTAGTTACGCACGCTAGCGTGTAGTGGGCAGGGAAACAACATTAAGCTGCGTCGATTTATTAGCACGAGCAACAGGAGGTTGCTCACGCTATATCCTTTGATGAATCCACCCTCTTGTCCTTTGTTTCTTGCAGTGTACATTTACCACTTCCAGTTatatttttagcattttttttttaaaaaacattgtttttttttcttaacttttttttctccattGCCTGAATGTTAAAAAAcctctgggggtacttacctcaggagggggaagcttctggatcctagcgAGGCTTTCCCCGCCCTTCTCAGCAGAAGCGATCCTGCGCTGGGAGCCCCTGAACGTCGGtggggtaaatatttacctaacgcGATCCAgcccaggcgcagtagcggctttcccagCTCCAAACAGCCAAATCCACAAAAATCTTGAATTATTAAAATTgatataaaattttaaaaaatgttttaccccAATGAACTTGTCACCACGAAACAACAGAGGCGGAAGCGCGCTGGGGTTGCCGGACTTCTCCCTCATCTCTGCTCTCAGATTGCTGTCTACGGATATATCCACTGTTTCGTAGGGGTGTCCGCAGGTGTCCAAAATGCGAGTCATCTCTGCCTGGTGCGCCTTTGTCTGGATAGTGAAAAACAGCAAGATGAGTGCTACTTCACAGCACTGTAACCATGTGACCACACTGTACAAAATGCAGGCAGGCACTGTAACCATGCGACCACACTGTACAAAATGCAGGCAGGCACTGTAACCATGCGACCACACTGTACAAAATACAGGCAGGCGCTGTAACCATGCGGCCACACTGTACAAAATACAGGCAGGCACTGTAACCATGCGACCACACTGTACAAAATGCAGGCAGGCACTGTAACCATGCGGCCACACTGTACAAAATGAAGGCAGGCACTGTAACCATGTGACCACACTGTACAAAATGCAGGCAGGCACTGTAACCATGCGACCACACTGTACAAAATACAGGCAGGCGCTGTAACCATGCGACCACACTGTACAAAATACAGGCAGGCGCTGTAACCATGCGACCACACTGTACAAAATGCAGGCAGGCACTGTAACCATGTGACCACACTGTACAAAATGCAGGCAGGCACTGTAACCATGTGACCACACTGTACAAAATGCAGGCAGGCGCTGTAACCATGTGACCACACTGTACAAAATGCAGGCAGGCACTGTAACCATGCGACCACGCTGTACAAAATGCAGGCAGGCACTGTAACCATGCGGCCACACTGTACAAAATGCAGGCAGGCACTGTAACCATGCGGCCACACTGTACAAAATGCAGGCAGGCACTG
It includes:
- the LOC137525876 gene encoding SH3 domain-binding glutamic acid-rich-like protein 3; translated protein: MCDSLRMFMTSVTSSRETKAHQAEMTRILDTCGHPYETVDISVDSNLRAEMREKSGNPSALPPLLFRGDKFIGGIEELKSAVEDSNLEELLQGKN